AGCACTATGATTCGGACCGCGTGGCCTATACGTCTCGTGGCTACGGCATCAACAACTTCCAGATTGACGGGATGCTCAACACGTTCGGCTACATGAAGTCCGACGCCGACACCATCATCTACGACCACATCGAAGTGGTTCGCGGTGCCACCGGCCTCACGACCGGCGCGGGCGACCCCTCGGCCACCGTCAACATGGTCCGCAAGCGTCCTACTGCCCAATGGCAGGCGAAAACCGGGATCAGTGGCGCCACCCATGACAACTACTACAGCTACCTCGATGTCGGTGGCCCGCTGGCCTTCGACGGCAAACTGCGTGGGCGCAGCGTACTGGCCTACCGTGACAGCCAGTCATTTCGCGACAACTACGCGCTGCAGCGGGCGGTGGGCTACGGCATTCTCGAGGGCGACCTTTCCGAAGACACCGTGCTGGCCGTAGGCTTTGATTATCAGGACAAACAGGTGCAAGGCACTTCCTGGGGCACCGTGCCCTACTGGAACAGCCAGGGCGGCAAGGCCAGGCTGCCGCGCTCCACCAATATGGCGGCGCACTGGAGTTCCTGGCCACTGACCGACAAGACTACCTTCGCCACCCTCGATCACCGGCTCGGCGGCGACTGGCACCTGAAGGCCGCCTACACCCACCGCCAGAGCGATACCGACGGCAAGGTGTACTACGGCGGCGCGGGTTTCCCCAATGCCGACCGCAGCGGCATGACGGCCTGGGCCAGCCATATGCGCGGCACGTCGAGAATGGAAGCCGTGGACCTCAACCTGGCCGGCAGCTACGCGCTGCTGGGCCGCGAGCACGCGCTGATGATGGGCTATGGCGAGGCGGCGCAACGAGACAGCTCGCCATTCATGCGCAGCGACCTGCCCGCCAGCTACTACCCCATCGAGGACTGGAAACACATGGGGGGGATCGGCAAGTTCAGCGATGACGTCACCAACCTCAAGGGTGAGCACAGCAAAAAACAACAGAAAGCCGGCTACCTGGCCACGCGACTGAGCCTGACTGACCGTCTGCACGCCGTACTGGGCAGTCGCTACGGCAGCTGGGAGCTGGAAAGTGCTACTCCCGAATACGATGAAAACGATCAACTGACCGCTTCCGGCAAAACCCGCCAGACCCACAACGATATGTGGACGCCCTACGCCGGGCTGCTTTACGACATCACACCGCAGTACACCGTCTATGCAAGCTACACCGATATTTTCAAGCCGCAGGATTACCGTGATGCCAACAGGAAATACCTCGAACCCCTCGTGGGCAGCAACTATGAGGTGGGGCTCAAGGGCAGCGTGCTGAACGAGCGCCTGAACCTCGCGGCTGCGTATTTCTGGAGCACCCAGGACAACGTCGCCGAGCGCGATGAATCGGTGCCGCCGAACCCGGTCACCGGCGAGGAGTATTACAAGTCCAGCGGCAAGGGCAACAAGGTGAAAGGGTTCGAGCTAGAGGCGGCCGGGGAAATTACACCGGACTGGAACCTGACCGCAGGCTACACCTACACCCATTCGGTGAATGGCGCAGGCACGCGCAGCAACACCGGTCAACCGTTGAACCTGTTGAAGCTGTCCAGCGCCTATCGCCTGCCGGGGGCGTGGCGCAACCTTACCGTGGGCGGCGCGGTGAACTGGCAGAGCGAAATCTATGACTTCGGCAACCGCCCCACGGGAGGGCGCAACAGCGAGGGCGGAGTGGTCACAACGCGGGAGAAAATCACGCAACAGGGCTACACCGTGGTCAACATGATGTCGCGCTATCAGTTCGACGAACATGTTACGGCGTCGATTAACGTCAATAACTTATTCGATAAAAAATATTACGAGCGCGTCGGTTTTTACAATGGTGTGTATTGGGGCGACCCACGTTCGATCACGCTGGCGCTGGACTGGAGGCTATAACACCCTGCCTCGTGAAGTTAACAGAAATGTTAACTTCACAGCTGAATTCAGTTAATTCCCACTTAATAAGTTAGCGCCATAGTCACCCCATGATCTGATCAAGGAGTGACCGGATACCTATCACTCTTAACGGGAATACCGCCATGAAACTTTCGACAGTGATGCTTGCCACCCTGATGACCCTGACCTCCGCCGCCGCCTTCGCAGAAGGCGGTTCAGAGCGCTCGAAGGAGTTTTACAACAACTTCAGCTTCATTCAGGAAAAAACCCACGGCAAGGCTGAACAACAAGTTGCATCCGCCGATGGCAAACCGGTTAAAACCACTACTACCGATTCAGCACAGCCCAACAGTTGATTTAACGCTGAGTTAATCCGCAACACCCCATGCCATTCCGCTCCCTTGGCAAGGGTTTATTAGGCGCCATTGAATGGCGCCTTTTTTTTCACTTTTTTATTAAAGCGCCTTGCTCCAGAACAACATACGGCCGTGGGCGGGATCAAATACCGAATCGTCAAAACCGAACTTGCGATACGCCGACTGCGCCAGCTCGTTACCTTCAAGCACTTCCAGGGTGATCTTGCAGCAACTGCGCTGACGGGCGATTTCCTCGACCTTCTGCAGCATCTTCTGACTCAACCCCAAGCCACGAAACTGTTTGGCCACCACCACATCGTGGACGTTGACCAGCGGCCGACACGTGAACGTAGAGAACCCCTCGAAGCAATTGACCAGCCCCGCCGGCTCACCCCCGACGAACGCCAGCACACTGAAGGCGTGAGGGCGCTTGGCCAGCTCTGCAGGCAGTTGCTGCAACAGATCGGCTTGCAAGGTGTGGCCGCCACCCATTGGGTCTTCAGCGTAATGGTTGAGCAGCGAGCCGATGGCATCGGCGTGCACGGCATTGGTATAGCTGGCTTGCAGCACCAGGATGTCTGGGGTGTCCATTTCCTTCCTCGATAACGA
Above is a genomic segment from Pseudomonas sp. R5-89-07 containing:
- a CDS encoding GNAT family N-acetyltransferase; this translates as MDTPDILVLQASYTNAVHADAIGSLLNHYAEDPMGGGHTLQADLLQQLPAELAKRPHAFSVLAFVGGEPAGLVNCFEGFSTFTCRPLVNVHDVVVAKQFRGLGLSQKMLQKVEEIARQRSCCKITLEVLEGNELAQSAYRKFGFDDSVFDPAHGRMLFWSKAL
- a CDS encoding TonB-dependent siderophore receptor; its protein translation is MLAPVTRSITFTLGLFSLALSPELLAETDPEHTPANALELGATRITAEGLGATTEHTGAYTTGSMSTATRLNLSIKETPQSISVITRQQMDDFNLNTLTEVLRQTTGVNVQHYDSDRVAYTSRGYGINNFQIDGMLNTFGYMKSDADTIIYDHIEVVRGATGLTTGAGDPSATVNMVRKRPTAQWQAKTGISGATHDNYYSYLDVGGPLAFDGKLRGRSVLAYRDSQSFRDNYALQRAVGYGILEGDLSEDTVLAVGFDYQDKQVQGTSWGTVPYWNSQGGKARLPRSTNMAAHWSSWPLTDKTTFATLDHRLGGDWHLKAAYTHRQSDTDGKVYYGGAGFPNADRSGMTAWASHMRGTSRMEAVDLNLAGSYALLGREHALMMGYGEAAQRDSSPFMRSDLPASYYPIEDWKHMGGIGKFSDDVTNLKGEHSKKQQKAGYLATRLSLTDRLHAVLGSRYGSWELESATPEYDENDQLTASGKTRQTHNDMWTPYAGLLYDITPQYTVYASYTDIFKPQDYRDANRKYLEPLVGSNYEVGLKGSVLNERLNLAAAYFWSTQDNVAERDESVPPNPVTGEEYYKSSGKGNKVKGFELEAAGEITPDWNLTAGYTYTHSVNGAGTRSNTGQPLNLLKLSSAYRLPGAWRNLTVGGAVNWQSEIYDFGNRPTGGRNSEGGVVTTREKITQQGYTVVNMMSRYQFDEHVTASINVNNLFDKKYYERVGFYNGVYWGDPRSITLALDWRL